The DNA window AAAAGGCAAAAGAAATAAGTTCTAAGATAGAGTCTTCTAAATTTAATGGAATGATTGAGCATAATTTAGGGACATGTCATTCCCTTTTAGGAAATCAAAAACAAGCATTACTTCACTTTCAAAGTAGCTTAGATGCAAAGTCTAAACCAAACGACAGTATAGTCACTATTTTATCCATAGTGAAGGAGTATCATAAAATTATTGATATTAAAAATGCGAAAATTTGGTTGGAAAAAGGGCATGAACTATTAGATCTTTTAACTGAAAATAATAGAACCTTTTATTATAATCATTTTGCGGTATACAGAGCAATTCTATTTGAGGAAAAGAATTTTATCTTGATTTTCAAAAAATCTTTGGAGTATTTTGAGAGTAAACAAGAGTATAAATATTGCTCTATTTATTGCTATGTTTTAGCGAAAAAACTAGCCAATGATAAGCAATATAAACAAGCTACTATTTATTATGAATTAGGATTTAATTATCAATTAAAACAATTAAAAGTATCGAGATGGGAGGAATTATTATGAAGAAAATATTAATAGGTATAGTTTGTTGTATAGGGTTATTATTAGCAACTACTGTAAATGGAGTAGACTTTGCATATAATGATAAACCAGAGATTACTTTTGCTAAACCAAGTTATAACGTTAATTAAGTTAAATACTTTTTTTATCAACAAAAGGGTACAAGATTCAATAACTGAATCTTGTACCCTTTCGTAATTTCAGTAACCTCTATCAGAGTAAAACTCTTCATCCATTTTGATGTGATTGCTATATACTTCTACAAATTCTAAGGATTCTTCTATGCTATCTACCAACTCAAAAATATCTAAAACCATCACTAGCTTTACATTAGTTTTTTCCCCATCAGCATTTGTATATGTCACTTCTTTGAAATGTTCTTTTACCAATCCTTCGACAACTTCTATATTAGTAGCTCGAACGATATTAATCGTTTCCTCAAATGTTTTATGAGGAATAGACTCTGGTGAAGAAATATGTTCAAATAAAAGTTTTACCGAATACGTATTCTCCATTATGATCACTCCTATTCCCTCCATTTCCTATCTCTATTATTCTTTATTTACATGGAAAAAGCCACATCTTTAAGTTGAGAAAGTATCCGTCGAAAACCTCATTTAAACGCACAATTTAATCACTACTTTCATACCATCCACTTTATCCTTTTATATACAATTTGACTCACTCTTGAATCTTTTACATCTAGGTAAAAATACTTAATGAAGTATAAAATAAATAGAATCTTTTTCTCATACAAATGCTCCTATTGTCAGTGTCATCTTAATTGTTCCAACAAGTTGATCACAATATAACAGAAACGCTCCCTATCCACTTTGGATAAGGAGCGTCTTTCATTCCGTATATTCTATTTTCTCCAATGGCTCATATGCTGGACCTTCCAGCACTTCTCCGGTGTATGTATATCTAGAGCCGTGACAAGGGCAGTCCCATGAGCTTTCTGCATTGTTAAATGCAACATCACAGCCGAGATGCGTACATACCGGTTTTACTAAATATACTTTGCCCGCATCATCTTTGTAGGCGCCTACTTTTTGGCCATTGAGCTTGATAATATCCCCCGTGCCTGTTTGTAAGTCCTCTAGCGTAAGATTAACCTTTTCTGTTTTACCTTTAATAAGCTCTTTTGCTACATTTGCATTTGTTTTGGCAAAGGCAGTGATATCTTCTTTTTTCATTTTCGATCTCGTTGGAGCATAAAGCTCCGCAAAGCGATTGTCTTTCCCCATTACATGGTCTGCCATAATTTTGGCGGCTACGGCACTATTTGTCATACCCCATTTGGCGTATCCCGTTGCAACTAATACATCAGGCAGCCCCGATGTCATAGACCCAACATAAGGAAGCTGATCGAGTGTCACTAAGTCCTGTGCAGACCAACGATAGGCATACCTTTTTATTTTGAATTGCTCACGACCAAACGCCGCCAGTGCCTCAAAATTAGCAATCGTATCTCCTTGAAATCTACCGGTAATATGCCCTTCTCCACCTAGGAGCATATACCTTTTCCCATCAGAACCTAACGCTGTTCGAATGGATCTAGTTGGTTTTTCTACATTAATATATATTCCTTTTGGATAATTTGCTTCTGTAGGAGTCGCGAGTACATACGATTTTTCTGAATACATTTTAGTAAAATAAAGACCATCTTCATCATTAAAAGGAAAATGACTGCATACTAATATTTTCTTCGCACGTATTTCATTGCCATCTACCATTTCCACTAGATTTTTTGAATGAATCGATTTCGCACGTGACCCCTCGAAAAATTGAACACCATTTTCAATCGCTTTCTCCATTAATCCCTTCGCATATTTTAGCGGATGAAATTGCCCCTGGTTTTCTAACTTTAAAGATTCTTTCACGGTATATGGAAGACCTGTATCTTTTGTAAGGGTTACTCCCTCGATTCCTAGCCTGATGTAGGCATCCATTTCTTTCTGAAGTATTTCCACACCATCTGCTGTATCCGCATATAAAAAAGCATCTACCTTTTCATAGTTACAATGAATTCCTAATTCAGACACCGTTTGTTCAATGAAATGTTTCGCTTCGTTATTTGCTTCATAATATAATCTCGCATCCACATCTCCGAATGTATTGATCAACTGTTGATAGATTGGCCCATGTTGAACCGTAACCTTTGCTGTAGTGAAACCGGTTGTCCCCTCTAACACTTTACTTCCTTCTACTACCATTACTTTTCGTCCACTTTTACTCAGCATGTAAGCTGCTGTAATTCCAGTAAGACCTGCACCAATAATAACAACATCTGTCTCTACACTTTCACTTAATTTCGGAAACATTGGAAAATCGTTTGTTACTCGCCAATATGATTGTGATTCACTCGGTAATATTGTGTCTGGCATTATCTTTCCTCCTTTCTTACAGTGTCTATCTATTAACGAAACTTTATTCAATTGGAATCGTATAAATTAAAAGAAGTAAAGGAGGGATATCATGGATTTATTTTATATAATGAGTACAATGGGACCTATATTTTTTATGATTATTTTTGGACTAATTATTTTTACGTTTATCAAAGGGATTGGCGAATGGAATAAAAACAATAACTCTCCCAAGCTATCTGTACCTGCTCAAGTAGTAACAAAGCGCACGAAAACAAGTGGTGGGTCTGGAAATAGTTCTGCCTCTACCTCCTATTTCGCAACATTTCAAGTAGACAGTGGAGATCGAATGGAACTAAAACTAAGTGGCCGAGAGTATGGAATGCTTGCAGAAGATGATCTTGGAATCATATCTTTTCAAGGGACAAGATTTCTAAGCTTTGAGAGAAGAAATTAAAAAAATCCTCTTCCAATTTATACTGGGAGAGGATTTTATTCATTTAATTCTGGATAAGGATTTGTTACCGTATACTAATTTCTAGCATTATTTGGAAGAGGAAATGTTTTCTTCTTCGGCAATCTTATTCAAAGCACCAACGAATGTTTCCAAAGGCTGTGCACCAGAAATGGCATATTTATCATTCAATACAAAAAACGGAACACCGCGAACGCCAATTTCGCCTGCTCTTGCGATATCTGCTTGCACCTCAGTTAAATAATCATCGGAATTGAGTACTTTATCTGCTTCGTCTCTAGGTAATCCAATAGATTCGATCAGATCTAAAAGGACCTCATCTTTTCCAATCTCTTTTGCTTCAATGAAATATGCTTGAAGCAATAACTCGTTTGCCTCTTTCGCTTTCCCTTGTGCAGATGCCCATTTCACTAATCGATGTGCATCTAGCGTGTTTGCTGACTTCATTCCATCAAAATTATAATCTAGCCCAACTGTTTTTGCTTGCGCTACTACTTGAGCTGTCATTCCTTTTGCGCCTTCTATTGTGGAACCATATTTTTCAGCAAGCACTTCATATATACTCTTATCCGATGTTTTAGGTGTATGCGGGTCTAACTCAAAGCTTTTAAATTCAACCTCAGCTTGACTTGCAAAACCAGCTTGCTCTAAAGCTTCTTCTAAACGTCTTTTACCAATATAACAAAACGGACATACAAAATCTGACCATACTTCAATTTTCATCTCAATCACCTCACTACCATTGTATAGAGTCCATCACTTGAGTTCAAAATAATTGCTTAGAAAAGTTATTCTTCCAACTTTCATAAGTATTCTTTCAATACGCAGAGACATTCATCCAAAACTCGACACTATTCTTCCAATAATCACTAGTATCCATCCAAAACCACAAAAAATACCAAGAGAGAAAGGAACCCCCTTGGTATGAGTAAATTAGTTAGATAATGCTTCTGTCAACGCTGGTACTACTTGCTTTTTACGAGATACTACACCTTTTAATAGAGCAGTGTTGTTTTCAAATTTCGCACCAAATGCAGCTTCTGCTTTTAGCGCTACTTTACCAAGTGCTAGTGCTACAGAGTCGTTGTTAA is part of the Psychrobacillus sp. FSL H8-0483 genome and encodes:
- a CDS encoding DUF4288 domain-containing protein produces the protein MENTYSVKLLFEHISSPESIPHKTFEETINIVRATNIEVVEGLVKEHFKEVTYTNADGEKTNVKLVMVLDIFELVDSIEESLEFVEVYSNHIKMDEEFYSDRGY
- a CDS encoding FAD-dependent oxidoreductase; the protein is MPDTILPSESQSYWRVTNDFPMFPKLSESVETDVVIIGAGLTGITAAYMLSKSGRKVMVVEGSKVLEGTTGFTTAKVTVQHGPIYQQLINTFGDVDARLYYEANNEAKHFIEQTVSELGIHCNYEKVDAFLYADTADGVEILQKEMDAYIRLGIEGVTLTKDTGLPYTVKESLKLENQGQFHPLKYAKGLMEKAIENGVQFFEGSRAKSIHSKNLVEMVDGNEIRAKKILVCSHFPFNDEDGLYFTKMYSEKSYVLATPTEANYPKGIYINVEKPTRSIRTALGSDGKRYMLLGGEGHITGRFQGDTIANFEALAAFGREQFKIKRYAYRWSAQDLVTLDQLPYVGSMTSGLPDVLVATGYAKWGMTNSAVAAKIMADHVMGKDNRFAELYAPTRSKMKKEDITAFAKTNANVAKELIKGKTEKVNLTLEDLQTGTGDIIKLNGQKVGAYKDDAGKVYLVKPVCTHLGCDVAFNNAESSWDCPCHGSRYTYTGEVLEGPAYEPLEKIEYTE
- a CDS encoding DUF2500 domain-containing protein — protein: MDLFYIMSTMGPIFFMIIFGLIIFTFIKGIGEWNKNNNSPKLSVPAQVVTKRTKTSGGSGNSSASTSYFATFQVDSGDRMELKLSGREYGMLAEDDLGIISFQGTRFLSFERRN
- a CDS encoding DsbA family oxidoreductase, whose amino-acid sequence is MIEMKIEVWSDFVCPFCYIGKRRLEEALEQAGFASQAEVEFKSFELDPHTPKTSDKSIYEVLAEKYGSTIEGAKGMTAQVVAQAKTVGLDYNFDGMKSANTLDAHRLVKWASAQGKAKEANELLLQAYFIEAKEIGKDEVLLDLIESIGLPRDEADKVLNSDDYLTEVQADIARAGEIGVRGVPFFVLNDKYAISGAQPLETFVGALNKIAEEENISSSK